CTGTATACCAGAATCGACGCCGACCCGTCAATCGGAAACGTCGCCCGGTCGGATAAGGAAAGAGGGCGGGGAAACCCCGCCCTCTCTTGATTGCCGGACCTTCGAACCGCCTACTTCTTGTGGCAGTCGTCGCACTTGGTCGGGCCCTTCTTCTCCTTCTGGTGGCACCCCTTGCACTTGGTGTGCATGGCGTCCTTCAGGGCGACCGCGTCCTTCCCCTTTTCGGCCTTGTGGCAGGAGAAGCACTTCTGCTCCTTGCCCGCCGCGTCCTTGTGGTGGCACTCCGCGCACTTGCCGATCTTCTCGCCGTGCGC
This window of the Deltaproteobacteria bacterium genome carries:
- a CDS encoding cytochrome c3 family protein, which translates into the protein MRKFATLLAVVVLTVFSAGAIVAADAPEKATIKDVQKTKAAVTFNHKAHGEKIGKCAECHHKDAAGKEQKCFSCHKAEKGKDAVALKDAMHTKCKGCHQKEKKGPTKCDDCHKK